The following are encoded in a window of Pseudomonas sp. St316 genomic DNA:
- a CDS encoding TldD/PmbA family protein, giving the protein MFDFHPQLKQRFAALRTGAEFFSLRYVRESGQHLSVRKNVAEPPSLGRDEGAMLTVRVNGVEAYAATNDLSQAGLQAALERAEQHARGLKPHALLDLREQAVSSERADYFSPNFDQAFPPLSDCYQLLGDESAAVPQDERLVNWQASIGLTQVEQIYLNSAGAELRQAQRFIYPALEVTAFDGHDSQTRTLGRENFGQQGGFDVISRSGLIGAGLKIADQALQLLLAPNTPHGPRDLLLMPDQMMLQIHESIGHPLELDRILGDERNYAGTSFVKASDFGHLQYGSSLLNVTFDPDIPEELASYSHDDDGTAASKQFLIREGLLLRPLGGALSQFRAGLAGVANSRACGWNRPPIDRMANLNIEPGDQSLEQLIQGTEHGVLMRTNRSWSIDDARNKFQFGCEWGQLIENGELKGVVKNPNYRGISAQFWKSLRAVGDASTSQVLGTPNCGKGEPNQVIRVGHASPACVFSNVDVFGGDA; this is encoded by the coding sequence ATGTTCGACTTCCACCCCCAGCTCAAGCAGCGATTTGCTGCCTTGCGCACGGGCGCTGAATTCTTTTCCCTGCGTTACGTGCGCGAGTCCGGCCAGCACCTGTCAGTGCGCAAGAATGTCGCCGAACCGCCCAGCCTGGGCCGTGATGAAGGGGCGATGCTCACCGTGCGGGTCAACGGGGTCGAGGCGTATGCCGCTACCAACGACCTGTCCCAGGCCGGCCTGCAAGCGGCACTCGAACGCGCCGAGCAACACGCGCGCGGGCTCAAGCCCCATGCCCTGCTGGACCTGCGTGAACAAGCGGTGTCCAGCGAACGCGCCGATTACTTCTCGCCGAATTTCGACCAGGCCTTCCCTCCACTGAGCGATTGCTACCAACTGCTCGGCGACGAGTCAGCCGCAGTGCCTCAGGACGAGCGCCTGGTGAACTGGCAAGCCAGCATCGGCCTGACCCAGGTCGAGCAGATCTACCTCAACAGTGCCGGCGCCGAACTGCGCCAGGCCCAACGCTTCATCTACCCGGCCCTGGAAGTCACCGCTTTCGACGGCCACGACAGCCAGACCCGTACCCTGGGCCGGGAAAATTTCGGCCAGCAAGGTGGCTTCGATGTCATCAGCCGCAGCGGCCTGATCGGCGCCGGGCTGAAAATCGCTGACCAGGCCCTGCAATTGCTGTTGGCACCGAACACCCCGCATGGCCCACGCGACCTGCTGCTGATGCCTGACCAGATGATGTTGCAGATCCACGAATCCATCGGTCACCCGCTGGAACTGGACCGCATCCTGGGAGACGAGCGTAATTACGCGGGCACCAGTTTCGTCAAGGCCAGCGATTTCGGCCATCTGCAATACGGCTCCAGCCTGTTGAACGTGACCTTCGACCCGGATATTCCCGAGGAGCTGGCCAGCTACAGCCATGACGACGACGGCACTGCCGCCAGCAAACAGTTCCTGATTCGTGAAGGCCTGTTGCTGCGTCCACTGGGCGGCGCGCTGTCACAATTCCGCGCCGGCCTTGCCGGTGTCGCCAACAGCCGCGCCTGCGGCTGGAATCGTCCGCCCATCGACCGCATGGCGAACCTGAACATCGAACCTGGCGACCAGTCCCTGGAACAACTGATCCAGGGCACCGAGCACGGTGTGCTGATGCGCACCAACCGCTCCTGGTCCATCGACGACGCTCGCAATAAATTCCAGTTCGGCTGCGAGTGGGGCCAGTTGATCGAGAACGGCGAGCTTAAAGGCGTGGTGAAGAACCCCAACTACCGGGGTATTTCCGCGCAGTTCTGGAAGAGCCTGCGCGCCGTGGGCGATGCCAGTACCTCCCAGGTCCTGGGCACGCCGAACTGTGGCAAGGGCGAACCGAACCAGGTCATCCGCGTCGGCCATGCTTCGCCGGCCTGTGTGTTCAGTAACGTTGATGTGTTTGGGGGGGACGCCTGA
- a CDS encoding choline ABC transporter substrate-binding protein: MKGSTSLLLAAMLSLPMLANAAEPEQCSTVNFSDVGWTDITVTTATTSVVLDALGYKTKTTMISVPVTYKSLADGKNMDVFLGNWMPTMENDIKAYREAGTVETVRTNLKGAKYTLAVPQALYDKGLHDFADIPKFKKELDGKIYGIEPGNDGNRLIQSMIEKNAFGLKDAGFKVVESSEAGMLSQVDRASKRGTDVVFLGWAPHPMNTRFKIQYLTGGDDFFGPDFGAATVATNTRKGYSQECSNVGQLLKNLEFTVDMESTLMGNVLDDKMKPEAAAKAWLKKNPQVLDTWLAGVTTIDGKPGLDAVKAKLAQ; this comes from the coding sequence ATGAAAGGTTCCACATCGTTGTTGTTGGCCGCCATGCTGAGTCTTCCGATGCTGGCCAACGCTGCTGAACCCGAACAGTGCAGCACCGTCAACTTCTCCGACGTCGGCTGGACCGACATCACCGTGACCACCGCCACCACCAGCGTGGTGCTCGACGCCCTCGGCTACAAGACCAAGACCACCATGATTTCCGTGCCGGTGACCTACAAGTCCCTGGCCGACGGCAAGAACATGGACGTGTTCCTCGGCAACTGGATGCCGACCATGGAAAACGACATCAAGGCCTACCGCGAAGCCGGCACCGTGGAAACCGTGCGCACCAACCTCAAGGGCGCCAAGTACACCCTGGCCGTGCCTCAGGCTTTATATGACAAAGGCCTGCACGACTTCGCCGATATCCCCAAATTCAAGAAAGAGCTGGACGGCAAGATCTACGGGATCGAACCCGGCAACGACGGCAACCGCCTGATCCAGAGCATGATCGAAAAGAACGCCTTCGGCCTGAAGGACGCGGGTTTCAAAGTCGTGGAGTCGAGTGAAGCCGGCATGCTCTCGCAGGTCGACCGCGCTTCCAAGCGCGGCACCGACGTGGTGTTCCTCGGCTGGGCGCCACACCCGATGAACACCCGCTTCAAGATCCAGTACCTGACCGGCGGCGACGACTTCTTCGGCCCCGACTTCGGTGCCGCAACCGTCGCGACCAACACCCGCAAGGGCTACAGCCAGGAATGCAGCAACGTTGGCCAGCTGTTGAAAAACTTGGAGTTCACCGTCGACATGGAAAGCACGCTGATGGGCAACGTGCTCGACGACAAAATGAAGCCAGAGGCTGCCGCCAAGGCCTGGCTGAAGAAAAACCCACAGGTACTCGATACCTGGTTGGCTGGCGTGACCACCATTGACGGTAAACCGGGGCTGGACGCCGTGAAAGCCAAGCTTGCGCAGTAA
- the betB gene encoding betaine-aldehyde dehydrogenase gives MARFELQKLYIDGAYSDASGDATFEAINPANGEVLAQVQRATFEDVERAVVSAEKGQKVWAAMTAMQRSRILRRAVDILRERNDELAALETLDTGKAYSETRYVDIVTGADVLEYYAGLVPAIEGEQVPLRTTSFVYTRREPLGVVAGIGAWNYPIQIALWKSAPALAAGNAMIFKPSEVTSLTTLKLAEIYTEAGVPAGVFNVLTGSGREVGTWLTEHPRIEKISFTGGTDTGKKVMASASSSSLKDVTMELGGKSPLIIFDDADLDRAADTAMMANFYSSGQVCTNGTRVFVPSHLKAAFEAKIAERVARIRIGNPEDENTNFGPLVSFAHMESVLGYIDKGKAEGARLLCGGGRLTDGELAKGAFVAPTVFTDCTDEMTIVREEIFGPVMSILTYDTEEEVIRRANDTDFGLAAGVVTRDLNRAHRVIHQLEAGICWINAWGESAAEMPVGGYKQSGVGRENGISSLNNYTRIKSVQVELGDYASVF, from the coding sequence ATGGCCCGTTTCGAACTGCAAAAACTCTACATCGATGGCGCGTACAGCGATGCCAGCGGCGACGCCACTTTCGAAGCCATCAACCCTGCCAACGGCGAGGTCCTTGCCCAGGTGCAGCGTGCGACGTTCGAGGACGTCGAGCGCGCCGTGGTCAGCGCCGAAAAGGGCCAGAAAGTCTGGGCCGCCATGACCGCCATGCAGCGTTCGCGCATCCTGCGCCGGGCCGTGGACATCCTGCGCGAGCGCAACGATGAGTTGGCCGCCCTGGAAACCCTGGACACCGGCAAGGCCTACTCCGAAACCCGCTACGTCGACATCGTCACCGGCGCCGACGTGCTGGAATACTACGCCGGCCTGGTACCTGCCATCGAAGGCGAGCAGGTGCCGCTGCGCACCACTTCATTCGTCTACACCCGTCGCGAGCCCCTGGGCGTAGTGGCCGGTATCGGCGCGTGGAACTACCCGATCCAGATCGCCCTGTGGAAATCCGCCCCGGCCCTGGCAGCCGGTAACGCGATGATCTTCAAGCCGAGCGAAGTCACCTCGCTGACCACCCTGAAACTGGCCGAGATCTATACCGAGGCCGGCGTTCCAGCAGGTGTGTTCAACGTCCTGACCGGCAGCGGTCGTGAAGTCGGCACCTGGCTGACCGAACACCCACGCATCGAAAAAATCTCCTTTACCGGCGGCACCGACACCGGCAAGAAAGTCATGGCCAGCGCCTCGAGCTCTTCGCTCAAGGACGTGACCATGGAACTGGGCGGCAAGTCGCCGCTGATCATCTTCGACGACGCCGACCTGGATCGCGCCGCCGACACCGCGATGATGGCCAACTTCTACAGCTCCGGCCAGGTCTGCACCAACGGCACCCGCGTGTTCGTGCCGAGCCACCTCAAGGCGGCCTTCGAAGCCAAGATCGCCGAGCGCGTGGCACGCATCCGCATCGGTAATCCTGAGGACGAAAACACCAATTTCGGTCCGCTGGTGAGCTTCGCCCACATGGAAAGCGTGCTGGGCTACATCGACAAAGGCAAAGCCGAAGGCGCGCGCCTGTTGTGCGGCGGCGGTCGTTTGACCGACGGCGAATTGGCCAAGGGCGCTTTCGTGGCCCCGACCGTGTTCACCGATTGCACCGACGAGATGACCATCGTGCGTGAAGAAATCTTCGGCCCGGTGATGAGCATCCTCACCTACGACACCGAAGAAGAAGTGATTCGCCGCGCCAACGACACCGATTTCGGCCTGGCCGCCGGCGTCGTGACCCGCGACCTGAACCGCGCCCACCGCGTGATCCACCAGCTCGAAGCTGGCATCTGCTGGATCAATGCCTGGGGCGAATCGGCGGCTGAAATGCCGGTCGGTGGCTACAAGCAATCGGGCGTGGGCCGGGAGAACGGCATCAGCTCGCTGAACAACTACACGCGCATCAAATCGGTACAGGTCGAGTTGGGCGACTACGCGTCGGTGTTCTAA
- the choV gene encoding choline ABC transporter ATP-binding protein: MSIIRFEDVDVIFSRDPREALKLLDQGMTRNEILKKTGQIVGVEKASLDIEKGEICVLMGLSGSGKSSLLRCINGLNTVSRGKLFVEHEGRQIDIASCTPAELKMMRTKRIAMVFQKFALMPWLTVRENISFGLEMQGRPEKERRKLVDEKLELVGLTQWRNKKPDELSGGMQQRVGLARALAMDADILLMDEPFSALDPLIRQGLQDELLELQRKLSKTIVFVSHDLDEALKLGSRIAIMKDGRIIQYSKPEEIVLNPADDYVRTFVAHTNPLNVLCGRSLMRTLDNCKRINGSVCLDPGGDSWLDLAEGNTIKGARQNGAALDLQNWVPGQAVEELGRRPTLVDSNIGMRDALQIRYQTGNKLVLHDNQQVVGILGDSELYHALLGKNLG; encoded by the coding sequence ATGAGCATAATTCGTTTCGAAGACGTTGACGTGATCTTCTCCAGGGATCCACGCGAAGCCCTCAAGCTGCTTGACCAGGGCATGACCCGCAACGAAATCCTGAAGAAAACCGGGCAAATCGTCGGCGTGGAAAAAGCCAGCCTGGACATCGAGAAAGGCGAAATCTGTGTCTTGATGGGCTTGTCCGGCTCGGGCAAATCCAGCCTGTTGCGCTGCATCAACGGCTTGAACACCGTCAGTCGCGGCAAGCTGTTTGTTGAACACGAAGGCCGGCAGATCGACATCGCCTCCTGCACCCCCGCTGAACTGAAGATGATGCGCACCAAGCGCATCGCCATGGTGTTCCAGAAGTTCGCCCTGATGCCTTGGCTGACGGTGCGCGAGAACATCAGCTTTGGTCTGGAAATGCAGGGCCGCCCTGAGAAAGAACGCCGCAAGCTGGTGGATGAGAAGCTGGAGCTGGTGGGCCTGACCCAATGGCGCAACAAGAAGCCCGACGAATTGTCCGGCGGCATGCAGCAACGGGTCGGCCTGGCCCGCGCCCTGGCGATGGACGCCGACATCCTGCTGATGGACGAACCCTTCTCCGCCCTCGACCCGCTGATCCGCCAGGGCCTGCAGGACGAACTGCTGGAGCTGCAACGCAAGCTGAGCAAGACCATCGTGTTCGTCAGCCACGACCTCGACGAGGCCCTGAAGCTGGGCAGCCGTATCGCGATCATGAAGGACGGCCGGATCATCCAGTACAGCAAGCCGGAAGAAATCGTGCTGAACCCGGCGGACGACTACGTGCGCACCTTCGTCGCCCACACCAACCCGCTCAACGTCCTGTGCGGTCGCAGCCTGATGCGCACCCTGGACAACTGCAAGCGCATCAACGGTTCGGTGTGCCTGGATCCGGGCGGTGACTCCTGGCTCGACCTCGCCGAAGGCAACACCATCAAGGGCGCCCGGCAGAACGGCGCGGCGCTGGACCTGCAAAACTGGGTACCAGGCCAAGCCGTCGAAGAGCTGGGTCGGCGTCCGACCCTGGTGGACTCCAATATCGGCATGCGCGACGCGTTGCAGATTCGCTACCAGACCGGCAACAAACTGGTACTCCACGATAACCAGCAAGTCGTCGGGATTCTGGGCGACAGCGAGCTGTACCACGCCCTGCTGGGCAAGAACCTGGGCTAA
- a CDS encoding L-serine ammonia-lyase, whose protein sequence is MAISVFDLFKIGIGPSSSHTVGPMRAAALFVGALRDKALLNDVRRVEVQLFGSLSATGIGHGSDNAVIMGLMGEWPDAIDPSQIGPRIERLRETQTLLLDGRLPVPFIWSRDMRLIDENLPFHPNAMTLVAEGADGELHRETYYSVGGGFVVDQAQASSGVVDLDRTELPYDFSSAEELLQLCCTHDLRVAQLMLANEKVWRSEEEIRSGLMKLWRAMQDCVEQGLKHEGILPGGLNVRRRAAKLHRSLQELNKPNVIGSTLSAMEWVNLFALAVNEENAAGGRMVTAPTNGAAGIIPAVLHYFMKFSEAVTDANVVDYFLGAAAVGILCKKNASISGAEVGCQGEVGSACAMAAAGLAEILGATPEQLCNAAEIGLEHNLGLTCDPVGGLVQVPCIERNAIAAVKAINAAQMALRGDGQHFISLDRVIRTMRDTGADMHDKYKETSRGGLAVSAVEC, encoded by the coding sequence ATGGCAATCAGCGTTTTCGACCTGTTCAAGATCGGTATCGGCCCGTCCAGTTCCCACACCGTGGGCCCGATGCGTGCGGCGGCATTGTTCGTTGGAGCATTGCGCGACAAAGCCTTGCTCAATGATGTGCGCCGGGTCGAGGTGCAGTTGTTCGGTTCGCTGTCGGCCACTGGTATCGGCCACGGCAGCGACAACGCCGTGATCATGGGCTTGATGGGCGAGTGGCCAGACGCAATCGACCCGTCGCAGATCGGCCCGCGCATCGAGCGTTTGCGCGAAACCCAGACCCTGCTGCTCGACGGTCGCCTGCCGGTACCGTTTATCTGGTCCCGGGACATGCGCCTGATCGACGAGAACCTGCCGTTCCATCCCAATGCGATGACGCTGGTGGCCGAGGGCGCCGACGGCGAGCTGCACCGTGAAACTTATTACTCGGTTGGCGGTGGTTTCGTCGTCGACCAGGCCCAGGCCTCCAGCGGCGTGGTGGACCTGGATCGCACCGAGCTGCCTTACGATTTTTCCAGCGCCGAAGAGTTGCTCCAACTGTGCTGCACCCACGACCTGCGGGTGGCCCAGTTGATGCTGGCCAACGAAAAGGTCTGGCGTTCCGAGGAAGAGATTCGCAGCGGCCTGATGAAACTGTGGCGGGCCATGCAGGATTGCGTCGAGCAGGGCCTCAAGCATGAAGGCATCCTGCCGGGCGGTTTGAATGTGCGTCGGCGGGCGGCCAAGTTGCACCGCAGCCTGCAAGAACTGAACAAACCCAACGTCATTGGCTCGACCCTCAGCGCCATGGAGTGGGTCAACCTGTTCGCCCTGGCGGTCAACGAAGAGAACGCCGCCGGCGGGCGCATGGTCACGGCGCCGACCAACGGGGCGGCGGGGATCATTCCGGCGGTGCTGCATTACTTCATGAAGTTCAGCGAAGCGGTCACCGACGCCAACGTCGTGGATTATTTCCTTGGTGCGGCGGCCGTCGGGATCCTGTGCAAAAAGAACGCATCGATTTCCGGCGCCGAAGTCGGTTGCCAGGGCGAGGTGGGATCGGCCTGCGCCATGGCGGCGGCGGGCCTGGCGGAGATTCTCGGGGCCACCCCGGAACAACTGTGCAACGCGGCGGAAATCGGCCTGGAACACAACCTCGGCCTGACCTGCGATCCAGTGGGCGGCCTGGTGCAGGTGCCGTGCATCGAGCGCAATGCGATCGCTGCGGTCAAGGCCATCAACGCTGCCCAAATGGCCTTGCGCGGGGATGGCCAGCATTTCATTTCCCTGGACCGGGTGATCCGCACCATGCGTGATACCGGTGCCGACATGCACGACAAATACAAAGAGACCTCGCGCGGCGGCTTGGCGGTCAGTGCGGTGGAGTGCTGA
- the betI gene encoding transcriptional regulator BetI encodes MPKVGMQPIRRQQLIEATLQAVDQVGMGDASIALIARLAGVSNGIISHYFQDKNGLIAATAQYLMTVLSENVTARRQALEDTSPRAHLKVIIEGNFDASQVNGPAMKTWLAFWATSMHHPSLHRLQRINDHRLYSNLCSQFRRVLPVDQARSAARGLAALIDGLWLRGALSGDAFDTAQAHQIAYEYMDFQLAKAGAPEHTEPLDS; translated from the coding sequence ATGCCCAAGGTCGGTATGCAACCCATCCGCCGCCAACAACTGATCGAAGCCACGTTGCAAGCGGTCGATCAAGTCGGCATGGGGGACGCCAGCATTGCGCTGATCGCCCGTTTGGCCGGTGTCTCCAACGGCATCATCAGTCACTACTTTCAGGACAAGAATGGCCTGATCGCGGCCACGGCCCAGTACCTGATGACTGTCCTGAGCGAGAACGTCACCGCGCGCCGCCAGGCGCTGGAGGACACAAGCCCCCGGGCCCACCTCAAGGTGATCATCGAAGGCAACTTCGACGCCAGCCAGGTCAATGGCCCGGCAATGAAAACCTGGCTGGCCTTCTGGGCCACCAGCATGCACCACCCGTCTTTGCACAGGTTGCAGCGGATCAACGATCACCGTCTGTATTCCAACCTGTGTAGCCAGTTCCGCCGCGTGTTGCCCGTTGACCAGGCGCGCAGCGCGGCACGGGGCCTGGCGGCGCTGATTGACGGCTTGTGGCTGCGCGGAGCGCTGTCGGGAGACGCGTTCGATACCGCCCAGGCGCACCAGATCGCTTACGAATACATGGATTTCCAACTGGCCAAAGCAGGGGCACCAGAGCACACAGAACCGCTCGACTCCTGA
- the choW gene encoding choline ABC transporter permease subunit, translating to MLIDQKIPLGQYIAGFVEWLTQHGASTFDAIALFLETMIHGVTFALTWFNPLALIGLIALLAHFIQRKWGLTVFVIASFLLILNLGYWQETMETLAQVLFATLVCVVIGVPLGIVAAHKPMFYTLMRPVLDLMQTVPTFVYLIPTLTLFGLGVVPGLISTVVFAIAAPIRLTYLGIRDVPDELMDAGKAFGCSRRQLLSRIELPHAMPSIAAGITQCIMLSLSMVVIAALVGADGLGKPVVNALNTADIALGFEAGLAIVLLAIMLDRICKQPDAKVGGDA from the coding sequence ATGCTCATTGATCAGAAAATACCCTTAGGCCAGTACATTGCAGGCTTCGTCGAATGGTTGACGCAACACGGCGCCAGCACCTTCGACGCAATCGCACTGTTCCTGGAAACGATGATTCACGGCGTGACGTTTGCGCTGACCTGGTTCAATCCCCTGGCCCTGATCGGCCTCATTGCGCTATTGGCGCACTTCATCCAGCGCAAATGGGGCCTGACCGTATTCGTCATTGCGTCCTTCCTGCTGATCCTCAACCTGGGTTACTGGCAAGAGACCATGGAAACCCTCGCCCAGGTGCTGTTCGCGACCCTGGTTTGCGTAGTGATCGGCGTGCCGCTGGGCATTGTTGCCGCGCACAAGCCGATGTTCTACACCCTGATGCGTCCGGTGCTCGATCTGATGCAGACCGTACCGACCTTCGTTTACCTCATTCCTACCCTGACCCTCTTCGGGCTGGGTGTAGTCCCAGGCCTGATTTCCACGGTGGTGTTCGCGATTGCCGCGCCCATCCGTCTGACCTACCTGGGCATCCGCGACGTACCGGACGAACTGATGGACGCCGGCAAAGCCTTCGGCTGCTCCCGTCGCCAACTCCTGTCGCGCATTGAACTGCCCCATGCGATGCCCAGCATCGCGGCCGGTATCACCCAGTGCATCATGCTGTCGTTGTCGATGGTGGTGATCGCGGCACTGGTGGGCGCCGATGGCCTGGGCAAACCCGTGGTCAACGCACTGAACACCGCCGATATCGCCCTGGGCTTCGAAGCCGGCCTGGCGATCGTGCTGCTGGCGATCATGCTCGACCGAATCTGCAAACAACCCGACGCCAAAGTAGGGGGTGACGCATGA
- the betA gene encoding choline dehydrogenase, with product MSQEFDYIIIGAGSAGNTLATRLTEDEGVTVLLLEAGGPDYRLDFRTQMPAALAFPLQGRRYNWAYETDPEPHMNGRRMECGRGKGLGGSSLINGMCYIRGNALDYDNWAKLPGLEDWSYLDCLPYFRKAETRDIGPNDYHGGDGPVSVTTPKAGNNPLFHAMVEAGVQAGYPRTEDLNGYQQEGFGPMDRTVTPNGRRASTARGYLDIAKKRSTLTIVTHALTDKIIFEGKRAVGVRYLVGAAEERVEARARKEVLLCSGAIASPQILQRSGVGPAKLLESLDIPVVHDLPGVGENLQDHLELYLQYACTQPVSLYPSLLWYNQPAIGAEWLFNGTGIGASNQFEAGGFIRTRPEFDWPNIQYHFLPVAINYNGSNGVKEHGFQAHMGSMRSPSRGRIQAKSKDPRQHPSILFNYMATEQDWQEFRDGIRLTREIMQQPALDPFRGREISPGIEVQTDEQLDQFIREHAETAFHPSCSCKMGTDDMAVVDGEGRVHGMQGLRVVDASIMPIITTGNLNAPTIMIAEKIADKIRGRTPLPRSTAPYFVAGDAPVRGKPMREVGPSAQ from the coding sequence ATGTCCCAAGAATTCGATTACATCATCATCGGCGCCGGTTCGGCCGGTAACACCCTGGCTACCCGCCTGACCGAAGACGAAGGCGTCACCGTCCTGCTGCTCGAAGCCGGCGGACCAGACTATCGCCTGGACTTTCGCACGCAAATGCCCGCCGCCCTGGCGTTCCCGCTGCAGGGCCGGCGCTACAACTGGGCCTACGAGACCGACCCGGAGCCACACATGAATGGCCGCCGCATGGAATGCGGTCGCGGCAAGGGCCTGGGCGGTTCTTCGCTGATCAATGGCATGTGCTACATCCGCGGCAACGCCCTGGACTATGACAACTGGGCCAAGCTGCCGGGCCTGGAAGACTGGAGCTACCTCGATTGCCTGCCGTATTTCCGTAAAGCCGAAACCCGCGACATCGGCCCGAACGACTACCACGGCGGCGATGGCCCAGTCAGCGTGACCACGCCCAAGGCCGGCAACAACCCGCTGTTCCACGCCATGGTCGAAGCCGGCGTGCAGGCCGGTTACCCGCGTACCGAAGACCTCAACGGCTACCAGCAGGAAGGTTTCGGCCCGATGGACCGTACCGTCACGCCCAACGGCCGCCGGGCCAGCACCGCGCGCGGTTACCTGGACATTGCCAAGAAGCGCTCGACCCTGACCATCGTGACCCACGCCCTGACCGACAAGATCATCTTCGAAGGCAAGCGTGCGGTCGGCGTGCGTTACCTAGTAGGCGCCGCCGAAGAGCGCGTCGAAGCCCGGGCCCGCAAGGAAGTGCTGCTGTGTTCCGGCGCCATCGCCTCGCCGCAGATCCTGCAGCGCTCCGGTGTCGGTCCCGCCAAATTGCTGGAGAGCCTCGACATCCCGGTGGTCCACGATCTGCCTGGCGTGGGTGAAAACCTGCAGGACCACCTGGAGCTGTACCTGCAATACGCCTGCACCCAACCGGTTTCGCTGTACCCGTCGCTGCTCTGGTACAACCAGCCGGCCATCGGCGCCGAGTGGTTGTTCAACGGCACCGGCATCGGCGCCAGCAACCAGTTCGAGGCCGGCGGCTTCATTCGCACCCGTCCTGAATTCGATTGGCCGAACATCCAGTATCACTTCCTGCCGGTGGCGATTAACTACAACGGCAGCAACGGTGTGAAGGAACACGGTTTCCAGGCGCACATGGGCTCCATGCGCTCGCCAAGCCGCGGCCGGATCCAGGCCAAGTCCAAGGACCCACGCCAGCACCCGAGCATCCTGTTCAACTACATGGCGACCGAGCAGGACTGGCAGGAATTTCGCGATGGCATCCGCCTGACCCGCGAGATCATGCAGCAGCCGGCGCTCGATCCGTTCCGTGGCCGCGAGATCAGCCCGGGCATTGAGGTGCAGACGGACGAGCAGTTGGACCAGTTCATCCGCGAGCATGCCGAAACCGCTTTCCACCCGTCTTGCTCGTGCAAGATGGGCACCGACGACATGGCGGTGGTGGACGGCGAAGGCCGCGTGCATGGCATGCAAGGGTTGCGCGTGGTGGATGCCTCGATCATGCCGATCATCACCACCGGCAACCTGAACGCGCCGACGATCATGATCGCCGAGAAAATCGCCGACAAGATCCGCGGCCGCACGCCCCTGCCACGCAGCACCGCGCCGTACTTCGTGGCCGGCGATGCGCCGGTGCGCGGCAAGCCAATGCGTGAAGTGGGGCCTAGCGCCCAGTAA